In Arsenicicoccus sp. oral taxon 190, the following are encoded in one genomic region:
- a CDS encoding M15 family metallopeptidase produces MSPAPARWLAEPDPALLDLVPPLPPLVPAATEAEVDAVTAGEGGEPLVELPPELPHRHCYAELGIASLPRQMLLRRDVVHRLLVAQRDLPEGFSLLVLDGWRTPAFQADLLAHYREQTGEALDGYVSDPTSQTRMAPHTTGGAVDLTLAHDGVGLALGTDFDSFDDGAHLLALESVGDDDEAHRRVARDLRRLLGQVLTGAGFAPYPLEWWHWSYGEQRWAAQHGHDRTIYAPVEAP; encoded by the coding sequence ATGAGCCCCGCCCCCGCCCGCTGGCTCGCCGAGCCCGACCCGGCCCTGCTGGACCTGGTCCCGCCGCTGCCCCCGCTGGTGCCGGCGGCCACCGAGGCCGAGGTCGACGCCGTGACGGCGGGAGAGGGCGGCGAACCCTTGGTCGAGCTGCCGCCGGAGCTGCCGCACCGCCACTGCTACGCCGAGCTGGGGATCGCGTCGCTGCCGCGGCAGATGCTGCTGCGCCGCGACGTCGTGCACCGGCTGCTGGTGGCCCAGCGCGACCTGCCGGAGGGGTTCTCGCTGCTGGTGCTGGACGGGTGGCGGACCCCGGCCTTCCAGGCCGACCTGCTGGCCCACTACCGCGAGCAGACGGGCGAGGCGCTCGACGGCTACGTCTCCGACCCGACCTCGCAGACCCGGATGGCGCCGCACACGACCGGCGGTGCCGTCGACCTGACGCTGGCGCATGACGGGGTGGGGCTGGCCCTGGGGACCGACTTCGACAGCTTTGACGACGGGGCCCACCTGCTGGCCCTGGAGTCGGTGGGCGACGACGACGAGGCCCATCGGCGCGTGGCGCGCGACCTGCGGCGTCTGCTCGGGCAGGTGCTGACCGGCGCCGGGTTCGCGCCCTACCCGCTCGAGTGGTGGCACTGGTCCTACGGCGAGCAGCGCTGGGCGGCCCAGCACGGCCATGACCGCACCATCTACGCGCCGGTGGAGGCCCCCTAA
- a CDS encoding sodium:proton antiporter, whose protein sequence is MQVAWWGLIPFVTMLLSIAVLPLHPVTAHHWERPKVQAAVALALGLPTALRVILAGEHALVWHALLEYAQFITLLLSLFVVAGGLFLAGDIRATPRNNTAFLAVGGVLASFIGTTGAAMLMIRPLLNTNADRRHKVHTVVFAIFVVANCGGLLTPLGDPPLFLGMLRGVPFTWTFSLLPEWVFVNALLLLTYYGVERRAYHQERAADLEADLAHATPLGLHGKANVGWLVVIVAAVAFLPSVDAHAIESGHATALQLVPWRELVMLGAAGASYALGDKRTRYDDNGFTWAPIIEVAALFIGIFLTMIPALRFLRQVAPSLPLGEVTFFVFSGGLSAVLDNAPTYATFFEMASQLPGEPRVANVPELYLTAISLGSVLCGAITYIGNGPNFMVKSVAESAGVTMPSFGGYVVRALRWLVPVLAAMVLAFIADPWWCHLMGWALGAGIAVRGLLALRVSLTPAADDTATPARG, encoded by the coding sequence ATGCAGGTGGCGTGGTGGGGGCTCATCCCCTTCGTGACGATGCTGCTGTCCATCGCGGTGCTGCCCCTGCACCCCGTGACGGCGCACCACTGGGAGCGACCCAAGGTGCAGGCGGCGGTGGCGCTCGCGCTGGGGCTGCCGACGGCCCTGCGGGTGATCCTCGCCGGCGAGCACGCGCTCGTCTGGCACGCCCTGCTCGAGTACGCCCAGTTCATCACCCTGCTGCTGTCGCTGTTCGTCGTCGCGGGCGGGCTCTTCCTCGCGGGCGACATCCGGGCGACCCCGCGCAACAACACCGCCTTCCTCGCGGTCGGCGGGGTCCTGGCGAGCTTCATCGGGACCACCGGCGCCGCCATGCTCATGATCCGCCCGCTGCTCAACACCAACGCCGACCGGCGGCACAAGGTCCACACGGTCGTGTTCGCGATCTTCGTGGTCGCCAACTGCGGTGGCCTGCTCACCCCGCTCGGGGACCCGCCGCTGTTCCTCGGGATGCTGCGCGGCGTGCCGTTCACCTGGACCTTCTCGCTCCTGCCCGAGTGGGTCTTCGTCAACGCGCTGCTGCTGCTCACCTACTACGGCGTCGAGCGGCGCGCCTACCACCAGGAGCGTGCGGCGGACCTCGAAGCGGATCTCGCCCACGCGACGCCGCTCGGGCTGCACGGCAAGGCCAACGTCGGCTGGCTGGTCGTGATCGTCGCGGCGGTCGCCTTCCTGCCGTCGGTGGACGCCCACGCCATCGAGTCCGGGCACGCGACCGCCCTGCAGCTGGTCCCCTGGCGCGAGCTGGTGATGCTGGGGGCGGCGGGAGCGTCGTACGCGCTGGGCGACAAGCGGACCCGCTATGACGACAACGGCTTCACCTGGGCGCCCATCATCGAGGTCGCCGCCTTGTTCATCGGCATCTTCCTGACGATGATCCCGGCGCTGCGCTTCCTGCGGCAGGTGGCGCCCTCGCTGCCGCTGGGCGAGGTCACCTTCTTCGTCTTCAGCGGCGGGCTGTCCGCGGTGCTCGACAACGCCCCCACCTACGCGACCTTCTTCGAGATGGCCTCGCAGCTGCCCGGCGAGCCCCGCGTCGCGAACGTGCCCGAGCTGTATCTGACGGCGATCTCGCTGGGGTCCGTGCTGTGCGGCGCGATCACCTACATCGGCAACGGCCCCAACTTCATGGTCAAGTCCGTGGCCGAGAGCGCCGGGGTGACCATGCCGAGCTTTGGCGGGTATGTCGTCCGCGCCCTGCGATGGCTGGTCCCCGTGCTGGCCGCGATGGTGCTGGCCTTCATCGCCGACCCGTGGTGGTGCCACCTCATGGGCTGGGCCCTGGGCGCCGGGATCGCGGTGCGCGGGTTGCTGGCGCTGCGCGTGTCGCTCACCCCGGCGGCGGACGACACCGCCACGCCGGCCCGGGGCTGA
- a CDS encoding sirohydrochlorin chelatase: MTDLPTPATCRPTVIGVARIAPMERAPLLVLISRAGEQLRGVDLRLSTPHALAGHLDAASGAPTVVVPLSLTPQRRLLQEIQVELARSRSGAIVANALGTDGTIAKALGRRLLDQGFDSPEDVCLVVAPFGWESEVEVSLSWAGMAIQEQTPARIIPCRADRLEEQVRHHRSRTRGHVVVVPWELVAGAFTVRLRETVQHLPVPVLDPVGPTREVAARLAAAYRHTLGRGRHQPWTTMAATA; this comes from the coding sequence GTGACCGACCTCCCCACGCCCGCGACCTGCCGCCCCACCGTGATCGGCGTCGCCCGCATCGCCCCGATGGAGCGCGCCCCGCTGCTCGTGCTGATCTCCCGCGCCGGCGAGCAGCTCCGCGGCGTCGACCTGCGCCTCTCCACCCCGCACGCGCTGGCCGGCCACCTCGACGCGGCCTCCGGCGCCCCCACCGTGGTCGTGCCCCTCTCGCTCACCCCCCAGCGCCGGCTCCTGCAGGAGATCCAGGTCGAGCTCGCCCGGTCCCGCAGCGGCGCGATCGTCGCGAACGCCCTGGGGACGGACGGGACGATCGCCAAGGCCCTCGGACGGCGCCTGCTCGACCAAGGCTTCGACTCGCCGGAGGACGTGTGCCTGGTGGTCGCGCCGTTCGGCTGGGAGTCGGAGGTGGAGGTCTCGCTCTCGTGGGCCGGTATGGCGATCCAGGAGCAGACCCCCGCCCGCATCATCCCCTGCCGAGCGGACCGCCTGGAGGAGCAGGTCCGTCATCACCGGTCCCGCACGCGGGGTCACGTCGTGGTGGTGCCGTGGGAGCTGGTGGCCGGGGCGTTCACCGTGCGGCTGCGCGAGACCGTGCAGCACCTGCCCGTGCCCGTCCTCGACCCGGTCGGGCCGACGCGCGAGGTGGCGGCCCGACTGGCGGCGGCGTACCGGCATACGCTCGGACGCGGTCGCCACCAACCCTGGACCACCATGGCCGCCACGGCCTGA
- a CDS encoding long-chain-fatty-acid--CoA ligase: protein MANLAQILTDTASRHGDRIAVRQDEEQLTYAELDQRVALAAGWLRSQGVGPGDPVVLSLPNITAFVVAYCGILRAGGVVVPMNPLFKPREVAYYLQDSGARLIIAATPDAAEGAGEAGATFVPVTDLPGLLAAAEPVTEAVERDDEDTAVILYTSGTTGRPKGAELRHRNLRSNAEVCGRTLLRLTPEDTVVGCLPLFHVFGMTCAMNTAVLAGATLSLIPRFAPDKALEVIQRDRATIFEGVPTMYAAMLQAARAVTAAGGEIPDLSSLRTCISGGASLPVEVLRAFEETFDAMILEGYGLSETSPVASFNHPERVRKPGSIGTPIEGVEMDLRTTEGEPVPEGEIGEIVIKGANIMRGYWGRPDATAEAIQDGWFRSGDLGRRDSDGYYYIVDRAKDMIIRGGYNVYPREVEEVLYEHPAVLEAAVVGQPHEHYGEEVTAFVALRPESGLAGDDATADDLREFCKARLAAYKYPRHIAFVDALPKGATGKILKRELPTS, encoded by the coding sequence ATGGCCAACCTCGCCCAGATCCTCACCGACACCGCGTCCCGGCACGGGGACCGGATCGCCGTCCGGCAGGACGAGGAGCAGCTCACCTATGCCGAGCTCGACCAGCGCGTGGCGCTCGCGGCGGGGTGGTTGCGCAGCCAGGGCGTCGGTCCCGGCGACCCTGTCGTGCTGAGCCTGCCCAACATCACGGCGTTCGTGGTCGCCTACTGCGGCATCCTGCGCGCCGGCGGGGTCGTCGTGCCGATGAACCCGCTCTTCAAGCCCCGCGAGGTGGCCTACTACCTGCAGGACTCCGGTGCCCGCCTGATCATCGCCGCGACGCCCGACGCCGCCGAGGGAGCCGGGGAGGCGGGAGCGACCTTCGTGCCCGTCACCGACCTGCCCGGCCTGCTCGCGGCGGCCGAGCCCGTCACCGAGGCGGTCGAGCGGGACGACGAGGACACCGCGGTCATCCTCTACACCTCCGGCACCACCGGACGCCCCAAGGGTGCCGAGCTGCGGCACCGCAACCTGCGCAGCAACGCCGAGGTCTGCGGCCGCACCCTCCTGCGCCTCACCCCCGAGGACACGGTCGTGGGGTGCCTGCCGCTGTTCCACGTCTTTGGCATGACCTGCGCCATGAACACCGCGGTCCTGGCCGGCGCGACCCTCAGCCTGATCCCGCGGTTCGCGCCCGACAAGGCGCTCGAGGTCATCCAGCGCGACCGTGCCACGATCTTTGAGGGGGTGCCGACGATGTATGCCGCCATGCTGCAGGCCGCGCGGGCCGTCACGGCCGCCGGTGGCGAGATCCCCGACCTGTCCTCGCTGCGCACCTGCATCTCCGGGGGCGCGTCCCTGCCCGTCGAGGTGCTGCGGGCGTTCGAGGAGACCTTCGACGCGATGATCCTCGAGGGCTACGGACTGTCCGAGACGTCACCCGTCGCGTCCTTCAACCACCCGGAGCGGGTGCGCAAGCCGGGCTCGATCGGCACCCCGATCGAGGGCGTCGAGATGGACCTGCGCACCACCGAGGGCGAGCCGGTGCCCGAGGGCGAGATCGGCGAGATCGTCATCAAGGGCGCCAACATCATGCGCGGCTACTGGGGTCGGCCCGACGCCACGGCCGAGGCCATCCAGGACGGCTGGTTCCGCTCCGGGGACCTTGGGCGGCGGGACAGCGACGGCTACTACTACATCGTCGACCGCGCCAAGGACATGATCATCCGCGGCGGCTACAACGTCTATCCGCGCGAGGTCGAGGAGGTGCTCTACGAGCACCCGGCCGTCCTCGAGGCCGCCGTCGTCGGCCAGCCGCACGAGCACTACGGCGAGGAGGTCACCGCGTTCGTCGCCCTGCGGCCCGAGTCCGGCCTGGCCGGCGACGACGCCACCGCGGACGATCTGCGCGAGTTCTGCAAGGCGCGCCTCGCCGCCTACAAGTACCCGCGCCACATCGCGTTCGTGGACGCGCTGCCCAAGGGCGCGACGGGCAAGATCCTCAAGCGGGAGCTCCCCACCTCCTGA
- a CDS encoding saccharopine dehydrogenase family protein → MTSPRHPTTPSADRELDIVVYGATGYVGGLIAGHLARHAPDGVRIALAGRSVGRLESVRAGLPARAADWPLVVADSDDAGSLATMAVRTRVVLSTVGPYARHGLPLVGVCAELGTDYVDLTGETLFVRESIDRFEEAARESGARIVHSCGFDSVPSDLGVLLTADQAHEDGEGTLLETTLHVRRMKGGFSGGTLDSMRVQVDTVRGDRSRVRTAIDPYALSPDREAEPEPVGRIGQVWLERSADTGSWAAPFFMGTFNAQVVRRSNALAGWAYGRGMRYREVVDTGRKGAAPLKAMAMAAVMPALVTGFSTPGLRQVVDRVLPSPGEGPSEKSRAAGEFAMEVHATTTTGARYVTTVSATFDPGYDGTAVMIGEAALALVLDGPRLPGTAGMLTPATGLGEVYAARLVDQGFTIGTRRT, encoded by the coding sequence ATGACCAGCCCGAGGCACCCCACCACCCCCAGCGCGGATCGCGAGCTGGACATCGTCGTCTACGGAGCGACGGGGTATGTCGGGGGCCTGATCGCGGGCCACCTCGCCCGTCACGCGCCGGACGGCGTGCGGATCGCCCTGGCAGGACGCTCGGTCGGGCGTCTCGAGTCGGTGCGGGCGGGGCTGCCGGCCCGGGCCGCGGACTGGCCGCTCGTGGTGGCCGACTCGGACGACGCGGGGTCCCTGGCCACCATGGCGGTGCGGACCCGTGTGGTGCTGTCCACCGTCGGGCCCTATGCCCGTCACGGCCTGCCGCTGGTCGGTGTGTGCGCCGAGCTGGGCACGGATTACGTCGACCTCACGGGCGAGACCCTCTTCGTCCGCGAGTCGATCGACCGCTTCGAGGAGGCGGCGCGGGAGTCGGGGGCGCGGATCGTGCACTCGTGCGGCTTCGACTCCGTGCCGTCCGACCTCGGGGTGCTGCTCACCGCGGACCAGGCCCACGAGGACGGCGAGGGGACGCTGCTCGAGACGACCCTGCACGTGCGTCGGATGAAGGGCGGCTTCAGCGGCGGGACCCTGGACTCGATGCGCGTGCAGGTCGACACGGTGCGGGGCGACCGGTCACGGGTCCGCACCGCGATCGACCCCTATGCCCTCAGCCCCGACCGCGAGGCCGAGCCCGAGCCGGTCGGCCGGATCGGTCAGGTGTGGCTGGAGCGCAGCGCGGACACCGGGTCCTGGGCGGCGCCGTTCTTCATGGGCACGTTCAACGCCCAGGTCGTGCGGCGCAGCAACGCCCTCGCGGGGTGGGCCTACGGCCGGGGGATGCGCTATCGGGAGGTCGTGGACACCGGGCGCAAGGGTGCCGCGCCGCTCAAGGCCATGGCGATGGCCGCCGTCATGCCGGCGCTGGTGACGGGATTCTCGACGCCTGGGCTGCGGCAGGTGGTGGACCGCGTGCTGCCCTCGCCGGGCGAGGGACCGAGTGAGAAGTCCCGCGCGGCGGGAGAGTTCGCCATGGAGGTGCACGCCACCACCACGACGGGCGCGCGCTACGTCACCACGGTGTCGGCAACGTTCGACCCGGGCTACGACGGCACCGCCGTGATGATCGGCGAGGCCGCGCTGGCGCTGGTCCTGGACGGGCCACGCCTGCCCGGCACCGCCGGCATGCTCACGCCGGCCACGGGGCTGGGCGAGGTCTATGCCGCGCGCCTCGTCGACCAGGGCTTCACGATCGGGACGCGCCGCACCTGA
- a CDS encoding TOBE domain-containing protein — translation MEGIRIKDAAALLGVSDDSVRRWVDQGRLAAVKDASGRLVVDGPDLARLAREQAAALPDVLGVGSSARNRLVGLVTEVVADGVMAEVSVQCGPFTMVSLMSRRSAETLGLEPGRVAVAVVKATTVIVETPAGQS, via the coding sequence ATGGAAGGCATCCGCATCAAGGACGCCGCGGCGCTGCTCGGCGTCAGCGACGACAGCGTGCGGCGGTGGGTCGACCAGGGACGGCTCGCCGCGGTCAAGGACGCGTCGGGGCGTCTCGTCGTCGACGGGCCCGACCTGGCTCGTCTGGCGCGCGAGCAGGCGGCCGCGCTGCCCGACGTGCTGGGGGTCGGCTCCTCGGCCCGCAACCGTCTCGTCGGGCTGGTGACGGAGGTCGTGGCGGACGGCGTCATGGCGGAGGTGTCCGTGCAGTGCGGCCCGTTCACGATGGTGTCCCTGATGAGCCGCCGGTCGGCCGAGACGCTCGGTCTCGAGCCCGGTCGCGTGGCGGTGGCCGTCGTCAAGGCGACCACCGTGATCGTCGAGACCCCGGCAGGGCAGTCATGA
- the modA gene encoding molybdate ABC transporter substrate-binding protein yields the protein MPTARRTRGIRTALGAATLLLASACGGTSPGGADPSGSAVPGSSSPGGAETGSGAARTLTVFAAASLRQTFTRLGADYERAHPGVTVTFSFAGSSDLVAQLEQGAPADVLATADERTMTKARGARLLGAEPRAFATNTLTIVTPPDNPRRITRLADLARDGVAVVVCAPPVPCGAATERVERSAGVTLKPVSEEQSVTDVLGKVRAGQADAGLVYTTDARAAGSAVDVIPLPEASAAVNTYPIAVTATAGGADAQAFVDLVTGPQGRAVLAQAGFQQP from the coding sequence ATGCCGACCGCCCGGCGCACTCGGGGGATCCGCACCGCGCTGGGCGCCGCCACGCTGCTGCTCGCGTCGGCCTGCGGCGGCACGTCGCCCGGTGGGGCCGACCCGTCCGGCAGTGCCGTGCCGGGCAGTTCCTCTCCCGGTGGCGCCGAGACCGGCTCCGGCGCAGCGCGTACGCTCACCGTCTTCGCCGCCGCCAGCCTGCGGCAGACCTTCACCCGGCTCGGTGCGGACTACGAGAGGGCCCACCCGGGCGTGACCGTCACCTTCAGCTTCGCCGGGTCCAGCGACCTCGTGGCCCAGCTCGAGCAGGGCGCGCCGGCCGACGTGCTCGCCACCGCGGACGAGCGCACCATGACCAAGGCCCGCGGGGCCCGCCTGCTCGGCGCCGAGCCGCGCGCCTTCGCCACCAACACCCTGACCATCGTCACCCCGCCCGACAACCCCCGGCGGATCACCCGCCTCGCCGACCTCGCGCGGGACGGGGTGGCCGTCGTGGTGTGCGCCCCTCCCGTGCCGTGCGGCGCAGCGACCGAGCGCGTCGAGCGGTCCGCGGGCGTCACGCTCAAGCCCGTCAGCGAGGAGCAGTCGGTGACCGATGTCCTCGGCAAGGTGCGGGCTGGCCAGGCGGACGCCGGTCTCGTCTACACCACCGACGCCCGTGCGGCGGGCTCAGCGGTGGACGTCATACCGCTCCCCGAGGCCTCCGCCGCCGTCAACACCTATCCGATCGCCGTCACCGCGACGGCGGGCGGCGCCGATGCCCAGGCCTTCGTGGACCTCGTCACCGGGCCGCAGGGCCGGGCCGTCCTGGCCCAGGCCGGATTCCAGCAGCCGTGA
- a CDS encoding ABC transporter permease, giving the protein MSHKGAHVVAGRLPGWAWLPALAGAAFVLLPLVAMVAQVEWGRFGELVTSESSVAALGLSLRTALASTALCLVLGVPLALALARTRLPGLGVLRALVLLPLVLPPVVSGLALLLTLGRRGLIGQHLELLGVRVGFTTTAVVLAQAFVALPFLVVALEGALRTAGERYEAVAATLGAAPTTVLRRVTLPLVLPGLLSGTVLCFARSLGEFGATLTFAGSLQGVTRTLPLEVYLQRETDPAAAVALSLVLVVVAGVVVALVHRPAGGPVGGRA; this is encoded by the coding sequence GTGAGCCACAAGGGTGCTCACGTCGTCGCCGGACGGCTGCCGGGGTGGGCCTGGCTGCCGGCGCTGGCGGGCGCGGCCTTCGTCCTGCTGCCGCTGGTCGCGATGGTCGCTCAGGTCGAGTGGGGCCGCTTCGGCGAGCTGGTGACCAGCGAGTCCTCGGTCGCCGCGCTGGGGCTGAGCCTGCGCACCGCGCTCGCCAGCACCGCGCTCTGCCTGGTGCTCGGGGTGCCGCTCGCGCTCGCCCTCGCCCGCACGCGGCTGCCCGGGCTCGGGGTCCTGCGTGCCCTCGTCCTGCTGCCGCTCGTGCTGCCGCCGGTGGTGAGCGGGCTTGCCCTGCTGCTGACCCTCGGGCGACGCGGACTGATCGGTCAGCACCTCGAGCTGCTCGGCGTGCGCGTGGGATTCACGACGACGGCGGTGGTCCTCGCGCAGGCCTTCGTGGCTCTGCCCTTCCTCGTCGTCGCCCTGGAGGGGGCGCTGCGGACGGCGGGGGAGCGCTACGAGGCCGTGGCGGCGACGCTGGGGGCCGCGCCGACGACGGTGCTGCGGCGCGTGACCCTCCCGCTCGTCCTGCCGGGGCTGCTGTCCGGGACGGTGCTGTGCTTCGCGCGCTCCCTGGGCGAGTTCGGGGCGACCCTGACCTTCGCCGGGTCCCTGCAGGGCGTGACGCGCACCCTCCCGCTCGAGGTCTACCTGCAGCGCGAGACGGATCCGGCTGCGGCCGTGGCGCTCTCGCTGGTGCTGGTCGTGGTCGCCGGCGTCGTCGTCGCGCTGGTGCACCGCCCCGCGGGAGGCCCCGTCGGAGGCCGCGCGTGA
- a CDS encoding sulfate/molybdate ABC transporter ATP-binding protein has product MTALQVRVEIPERGVAVDETFDGAGVSALVGPNGAGKSTVLAAVAGLLRPRRCRVVLGDRVLVDTDAGTWLPPHRRRVALLGQDPLAFPHLDVRGNVAFGPRAQGVPRREAGARADAWLERLDIAHLAGRRGSELSGGQAQRVALARALACRPDLLLLDEPLSALDVEVAADVRQVLRDLLHGSDTRVLLVTHDLLDVVSLAHDVAVVEGGRVTERGPAVTLLDAPRSAFAARFVGRNLLRGTVIAPGQVRLPDGLVVHGRGDLPVGSEAVALCDPADIAVHVGPVTGSPRTVIPAVVTDLATHAGAVRLWACTPSGVRVGADVTPLACAELGLRAGTAVTLAVKAQGVRILPAP; this is encoded by the coding sequence GTGACGGCCCTGCAGGTTCGCGTGGAGATCCCCGAGCGGGGCGTTGCCGTCGACGAGACCTTCGACGGCGCAGGGGTCTCCGCGCTCGTCGGGCCCAACGGCGCCGGCAAGTCCACGGTCCTCGCCGCCGTCGCCGGGCTCCTGCGCCCGCGCCGTTGCCGCGTCGTCCTGGGTGACCGCGTCCTCGTCGACACCGACGCCGGCACCTGGCTGCCACCCCACCGACGCCGCGTCGCGCTGCTCGGCCAGGACCCGCTCGCCTTCCCCCACCTGGACGTGCGGGGCAACGTAGCCTTCGGACCCCGCGCCCAGGGGGTCCCGCGCCGCGAGGCGGGGGCGCGCGCGGACGCGTGGCTCGAACGTCTCGACATCGCCCACCTGGCCGGGCGGCGCGGCTCCGAGCTGTCCGGCGGCCAGGCGCAGCGCGTCGCCCTCGCCCGCGCGCTGGCCTGCCGGCCCGACCTGCTCCTGCTCGACGAACCCCTGTCCGCCCTCGACGTCGAGGTCGCCGCCGACGTGCGTCAGGTGCTGCGAGACCTGCTGCACGGCAGCGACACCCGCGTCCTGCTCGTCACGCACGACCTGCTTGACGTCGTGTCCCTCGCCCACGACGTCGCCGTCGTCGAGGGCGGCCGGGTCACCGAGCGCGGCCCCGCCGTCACGCTGCTCGACGCCCCCCGCAGCGCGTTCGCCGCGCGGTTCGTCGGACGCAACCTCCTGCGCGGCACCGTCATCGCTCCTGGCCAGGTGCGACTGCCCGACGGTCTGGTCGTGCACGGCCGCGGCGACCTGCCCGTCGGCAGCGAGGCGGTGGCCCTCTGCGATCCCGCCGACATCGCCGTGCACGTCGGACCCGTGACCGGCAGCCCGCGGACCGTCATACCGGCCGTCGTCACCGACCTGGCCACCCACGCAGGTGCCGTCCGCCTCTGGGCCTGCACCCCCTCCGGGGTCCGCGTCGGGGCGGACGTCACCCCCCTCGCCTGCGCCGAGCTCGGGCTGCGCGCCGGCACCGCCGTCACCCTCGCCGTCAAGGCCCAGGGCGTGCGCATCCTGCCCGCCCCCTGA
- a CDS encoding PspC domain-containing protein has translation MESIYATMRRNGLTRPRSGRVAMGVCAGIGRKLGIDANIVRLVFIASLIIPGSQVLIYLALMILMPED, from the coding sequence GTGGAATCGATCTACGCCACCATGCGCCGCAACGGCCTCACCCGCCCCCGCAGCGGACGCGTCGCCATGGGCGTGTGCGCCGGCATCGGGCGCAAGCTGGGCATCGACGCCAACATCGTGCGCCTCGTCTTCATCGCGTCGCTGATCATCCCCGGGTCGCAGGTGCTGATCTACCTCGCCCTGATGATCCTGATG